In Perognathus longimembris pacificus isolate PPM17 chromosome 3, ASM2315922v1, whole genome shotgun sequence, a single window of DNA contains:
- the LOC125347572 gene encoding putative serine protease 47 yields the protein MTSGGTRPLLWPLLLLLLPLTPEATLTRPPSELRPSTSPLPVKWRNPGALEDWEAMAGTPRGSLSRPHDRLREDINRVCGKPKGIGKVFGGQNAVAGQWPWQASLLFRERHLCGAALLDAHWLVSAAHCFLNKSQSPQDYTVLLGNNQLYQQTSHTQKLPVRQIITHKAFEKFHPYGSDIAMVQLKRPVNFTSYVVPVCLPSTDVQLSHQSSCWITGWGKLSEDTKLLQPFLLQEGKVGLVENKFCNTLFRQRSGHDNDYVHEEMLCVGDFSTGKSICPVDSGGPLVCFHSNVWVLVGLASWGLDCRHPVYPSVFTRVSYFTEWIYKVKRLMVFRHNLSIQPHMNFSAVMRPTDSAESRSTLVSAQTWLLLPFSFIVPQQALW from the coding sequence ATGACCTCAGGTGGGACCAGGCCCCTGCTCTGGCCTCTGCTGCTTTTGCTGTTGCCCCTGACTCCCGAGGCCACTCTTACCAGGCCGCCCAGTGAGCTAAGACCCTCTACCTCTCCTCTGCCGGTCAAATGGAGAAACCCGGGAGCGCTAGAGGACTGGGAGGCCATGGCAGGTACTCCTCGGGGTTCTTTAAGCCGGCCCCATGACAGACTCAGGGAGGACATCAACCGAGTGTGTGGAAAGCCCAAAGGGATAGGAAAGGTGTTTGGCGGCCAGAATGCAGTGGCTGGCCAGTGGCCCTGGCAAGCTAGCCTACTCTTTAGGGAACGACACCTCTGTGGAGCTGCCCTCCTTGATGCCCACTGGCTGGTTTCTGCAGCCCACTGTTTCCTCAACAAATCCCAGAGCCCACAGGACTACACCGTTCTATTAGGAAACAACCAGCTGTACCAGCAAACCTCGCACACGCAGAAGCTCCCCGTGCGCCAGATTATTACCCATAAAGCGTTCGAGAAGTTTCATCCCTACGGCAGTGACATTGCCATGGTGCAGCTGAAGCGGCCTGTGAATTTCACGTCGTACGTGGTTCCTGTGTGCCTCCCGTCCACAGACGTACAGCTGTCCCACCAGTCGTCCTGCTGGATCACCGGCTGGGGAAAGCTTTCGGAGGACACCAAACTGTTGCAACCCTTCCTACTGCAGGAGGGTAAGGTGGGCCTGGTGGAGAATAAATTCTGTAATACCTTATTTAGGCAAAGATCTGGCCACGACAACGACTATGTGCATGAAGAGATGCTGTGTGTGGGGGACTTCTCGACAGGAAAGTCCATCTGCCCGGTTGATTCTGGGGGGCCCCTTGTCTGCTTCCACTCCAATGTCTGGGTTCTGGTAGGCCTGGCGAGCTGGGGCCTGGACTGCCGTCATCCGGTCTACCCCAGCGTCTTCACCAGGGTATCCTACTTCACTGAATGGATCTATAAAGTCAAGCGGCTCATGGTTTTCAGGCACAATTTGTCCATCCAGCCTCACATGAACTTTTCCGCAGTTATGAGGCCTACGGACTCAGCTGAGTCCCGCAGCACCCTTGTGTCTGCACAGACATGGCTCTTGCTGCCATTTAGCTTCATAGTGCCACAGCAGGCTCTGTGGTAA